Part of the Deinococcus aerophilus genome is shown below.
ACGAATTGCACCCCTATTTCTGCTTCCTTTGCTGATCGCTGCCTGTGGCAATCAGTCCACTCCTGTGGCTCAATCCACGCCTTCAGCCGCTGGCATGATCACGCAGCTCGGACCTGATTATGTCACCGCCTTCGAAACTGGAGTAGCCCGTGATCTGGTTGCATTGGGATTGAATGGAGATTTGAGTGGTCAGGGAATTGCTCCCAAATCTTATCTCAACGTCTTGAAAATTAATGACAGCAGCGCTCGAATCTACGTCAAGTCAACGTATCCTGTAGACACCGGTTGCACCGTGGACTGGGGAGACGGCAGCAGCACTGCGGTAGTCACACCGACTCCCGCCAGCGTGGGGCTTGAAAAGCAAGATCACACGTATTCTCAGAGCGGGAGCTATACAATCATTCTGACTTGTGGTCGAGATGTCAAGAAGATGATATTCAAGGCGACAGCAGCGATGAATAGTCTTGGTCTTTTTGATGACTACGTTGGTAATTTTTACAAGCATGGTGGTGGAGAAGAGGGGGGGGCGCCAAATCCTTTTATTACGAAAGGTTTCACCTTTAAATCTAGCAGCAACTACGTCGAGAGGAATGGCTGGGGATTGCCCCCAAATCATATTGGGCTTGTTCTTAGTTGTGGGCCTGAAAATAGCTTCGCAACTGAAAATGGTTCCACATTTACCCTCAACTCTATTAGTGCTGGTACTATCTGGGGAGACTTCATACAGATTACGGGATATGATGGCGCAAATCAAATTATTGGAACCGCTACTTTTACAAACAACGGCACTAACTTGGAGCCGATTGAAACCCGGACCCTTAACTGGAAAAATGTCAGTAGGGTAGTTTGTAGTGGCGGTTCTTACTTCCACGTAGATGATATGGACGCTTCGATTGATGGATTTTTGGCCAAGCCCATAACAATCAATTAATTATCTGTATATTGTGATGGAATTCATGTAGAGATTGCAAAAAACAACATATTCGGACAAAAGTATGGTGATCGTTATAGCTATTAGGAATTAACTATTTCGAGAATTCCCCAACCTCTCTCGATGATCCCTATGCATGTAGAGATGTTGATCAATGGTTGGAAGGCATAGGGATAACCATATCTATGTTGCGGATTATTTGCAATATTGGTGATAGCTTGGAGGTGGAAACTGTTTGAATAAGTTCACCTCCTGCCCCACTCCTCATGGAGACACTCATGTCTAGAATTGTTTTAATATCACTACCGCTACTACTCGTGCAAATGGCCCTTGCGCAGACCACCTCGGCCACCATCCCAGTCGCTGCGGCCACCCAGGCGGCCTGTCAGTTCGATACGGCCAACAGCCAGCCGACCATTGAACTGCCCGACTACGAAGCGGCCCTGGCGCACACCTATGTGGGCGAGCAGGCGCAGGTGTCCATCAGCGTGTACTGCAACAACGGCACGACCCTGACGGCGCGCAAGCTGGGGGGGATGGCCAGCGCTACCTCGAAAGCGGCGGGTGTGCTGGTGCCGCTGGTGCTGGATGGAGTTGCCAACAACCCCACCATCAACACCCTGGTCTGGTACACCGCAGGCAGCTCGAACACGGTGCCGAACGGTCCTTATAAGGGAGCGAGCCGGTACGTCAGCACCATCCGCTCCGGCTGGCCGGAAGCTTCTCAGTTCGCTGCGCCCAACGGGTTCTACACGGGCACGGTCGACTTCACGGTGGAGTTCTAGACCCCGTGCTTTCCATGTCTCGCTCTGGCAGGTGGACCCCGTTGCGGCTGACCGCTCTTGCCCTTTTGCTCCTGAGCGGCGCTGCCCAGGCTGCCTGTCAGTTCGGGACGCCCGTGGTGTCCTCGCTGGGTACCTACGACTATGTTCAGAACTGGACGCAAAACATCCAGATTCCAGTGGTGTGCGACGGCGGCAGTGCGGTCAGCACGGTCCGGATCAGCACTGCGGACGGGGTCTTCGAGCCGGCCACTGGCCGTTTCGTGGGTACCATGCGTTCCGGCAGTGAACAGCTGCTTTATTTCGTGCCGAACGCGACGCAGTTGCGTGTGCTCGGCGGAACCCTGGGTCTGGATGTGACGGTGCCTGCCGGACAGTGGGGTGCTCCCACCCGCAGCTATGCGGACAGTCTGACCATCACCATCGATTTTTGACGGACGGAGGTTCGTTGCCTGCCCGGGCGAGCCTCCAACCGTTCCAGACAAATCAAGATTTCTGTTTCCCGGCGAGTATGCCGGTATCAATTGAGGATATTTATGTTGAAGCGCAGTCGAATTCTCTTTCTGATGGGCCTGCTGACCTGTGTCGGGTCCAGTGAAGCGGCCAGATTTGTCCTGAGCCCCGTTCTGCTGACCCTGGACACGGCCCAGACCCTGACGACGTCCACCACCGTGACGAATACGGACACGGTGCCGGCAGAGTTTACGGCAGAAGTGCTGTCCTGGACCCAGAAGGACGGACAGGATGTGCTGGTTCCCACCCGCGACGCAATTGTCAGCCCCATGAATTTCAAGGTGGCCCCGGGCCGCAGCCAGGTGGTGCGCGTGGCGCTGCGCCGTCCCCCCACCACGGCGTCGGTCACCTACCGGCTGATCATCAAGCAGCAGGTTCAGGCGCAGCCTTCCAGTTCGGGTGCGCTCACCATTACCCCCCGTTATGTCTTCAGCCTTCCTCTGTTTGCAGAGAAGTCCGGTGCGCGGCCCAGCGTGGCTCTGAGCGCTGTGCAGCGAAACGACGCGGCGTACCTCGTGTTCAAGAATTCCGGCGATGGCTACGGAGTCTTCCGCAAGATTCAGCTGGCCGCCGGGGGCCAGACGGTGGACCTGGGCAACCAGTATGTTCTGAGCGGTTCCACCATGGAAGTGAAGCTGCCGCCTGCCCTGAATGGAGCCAAGGGTATTGAATTCACGGCCGAGGACGCGAATCAGAAGCCGGTGCGAGTGACCCTCAATGTTCAGTAATCTCTTGTCAGGGCCGGGTGGCAACGGGGGGCGACCATGAAGCGCTGGCTGGCCCTGAGTGTTGTGTTGGGTTTATGTCCCCTGTATTCACCGGCCCAGGCCCAGGCTGGCGGGTCTGCTGCCGCAGCCGTCTGTGCCTCCACAGAAGAGCTGGTTGACCTGCAGGTGCGGGGAGTCAGCCGGGGCACGTACTCTCTGCGCCGCGTGGCCAGCGACCTGTGGATACAGCGAGAAGCCCTGCAGGCGGGTGAGGACCGTTACGGGCTGGAGGCGCTGGCCTGTGATGAGGAAACCTTTGTCCGTCTGAATCCGGTGCTCGCTGCCCAGTACGATCCGGAAGCCCAGACGGTGCGCTTTGAGCCGCAGCCTGACCTGCTGCCAACATATACCCAGTCCGTGAAGCTTCCTGTCCTGGCGGAGCCCGAAGGTCTGCCCGTCTATGCGCTGGACTACGGACTGAATGTCCATTACCAGCCGCAGAGCGGAGTGAATCAAAGTGGTTCTCTGAATGGCAGCTATGCGTATGGAAAATTCAGCGCTCAGGTGGGCGTGGCCGAATCCAGTTCTCCAGGCCGTGCGCTGACGGTGGATCCCAGCGCCTCTGCGCGCTATCAGCTCAGTCCGACGGCCCACGTGGAGGCAGGTTGGAACATCGCCCCAATACTCACCACCAGTCTGGACGGCTTTAGTGGAGTTCAGGCCCGGGTCACGGGAGTCAACCTGCGCTACTTGGATGTCTTCACTGTCGATCTGCCACTGCCGGCAACCGTGCGGTTGGTGGCGGGCGGGGCCTATCTTGGTGAGTGGACGTTCGGCGCAGGGCGTGTCCAGTTCAGGTCAGTACCGCTCCCAGGAAGTTCGGGGGCTGTGTCGGCTGTGATTGAAGACGCTTCGGGGCGGCGGGAGGTGGGACAGAACTATTCCTTCCCGTCCGCTGTGCTGCCCGGCGCGGGCTACAGCGCCCTGGCAGAGGCTGGACTGCTGGATCAGGTGCCCTACGCGAACGGACGCGTTTCGTATGGCCTCACGGACAGCCTCACCCTGGACGCGCAGTTCGGAGTCAGGGCCAGCCGACCCACCGGGGCGATCTCGGTTACGGCAGCCTCTCAGACCCAGGCTTTCACGGTGGGATACCTGCACAACCTGTACGGACTGACCGACGCCGCCACCCTGGACTACCGGGGCCGTCTGGGGGCCGTGGGGTTGGGTCTGGCGGCACAGGTGCCCCTGCAGGACCCACGGCAGCTGCGCGGCGAGGCGGTTCTGGGCTATGACCTGGGCGGATTTGCCACCGGTCTTGCGGTCGGCTACGACCAGCGGCAGGCCGGATGGTACGGCCGAGCGCAGATCACGGGGCAGCTGAACCCAACACTGCGGCTCAGCGCAATGGGCAAGATCAGCGAACAGACCAAGCAGTTCACAGTCACTTTGGGCTACAAGCCTTCGGAGCAGTGGGATGCCCAGGTCGGTACCAGCGTGGGGGCCGCGGGGCCCAGTGTGCGGGCCGCGGCCCGTTATGCCCCCACGCCGGACCAGAGCGTCCGGATGCTCTACAGTTCCGGCGTGCTGTATGGGGAATACCGCCGCCGTGGACTGGCGGACTATGCGGTGGGTGCAGCCACCACAGGACAGGTGGACGCCAGCATTCAGGGCGCCCTGGTATACGCGAACAACAGAATCTATGCGAGTGCGGCCCGCACCAGCGACGTCACTGTGTTGCTGGACACCGGCGTGCCAGGACTCGCCGTGTATGCGGGCGGAACCTACCAGGGCCGCACGGATGCCAGCGGCGCCCTCACGTTTTCCATTCCGGCCGGTGCGCAGATCGATCTCCGTGTTGATCCCAAAGCATTGCCCATAGAGATCGGCATGAGGGAAGCACATTTGGTGCTGTCGGGCACAGCCTCCCGCTCGATCAAGGTTGACTGGCGCAGCAACTTTCAGCGCCTGCGGTTTGTCAGCTTCCAGCTGGCCGATGGTCAGGAAGCAGCCTACGGCACCGTGAGCCTTGAGGGAGGGGACCGGTATGGTCTGGATGCCTTCGGCACCGTCGTTCTTCCGGCGGCTGCCCAGCCTCTGTCCGGAATCCTGACCCTGAGAGATGGCCGGTCCTGCCCGGTCACGATCGGCGTTCAGGATGAAGTGGTCTCCTGCCCCTGAGGGCCATCATCGTGTCTGAACTTTCTCGGCGGTTCAGGCCGGATCAGGAAGTCGCAGCAGTGGATGCCAAATATGCGACGCTCCATGATGTACGAGACGTCCGCCTGAAAGTGGGGTGGATCCGGGCACCCGTGACCGTTTCCAGGGCGGCAGAGAACGTCAGCTCTCAGCCCCCAGTCCTTACAGGCGCTTGCGGTTTGACTCATGTGACGGCGTTGTGAGCGCCGAGACGCGAAACTGACGGCCATGGTTGTCCGCCCGCCCACCCGTCCCACCGTGGCCCTGGTGAGCCAGACCGTATATCTGATTCTCTATGCACTGTGGTTGCTTGCCGCGCCGTCCGGAGGCTGGGCACCGCTGGCAGCCAATCTCGCCGTGGTCCCTCCCCTGTTGCTGGGGGTGCTGACCGTCTGGCAGATGGCCCGCGTGTCGCGCGGACCTGCGGCGCGGACCTGGCGCTGGCTGGGCTGGGGCCTGCTCGCCTGGAGCCTGGGAGCGCTGGCGTATTCGGCGTATGACGCCCTGCAACTGTCTCCCTTTCCGTCCCTGGCGGACCTGGGATATCTGCTCGCGCTCCCGTGCTTCGCGGTGGGCCTGAGTCTGCTGCGGCGCGAGCGGCGGGGTACGCTGCACACCCTGAGCTTCCTGACCGACGCCGCCCTGGTCACTCTGGTTCTGGGCGACCTGCTGTGGCGCACGTCCATCCGGGACACGTTGGCCGGCTATCCGCAGCCGACCTTCGCGCTGTGGATCTCGCTGGCCTACCCGGTGGTGGACCTGCTGCTGTGCGCCGTCACGGTGACGCTGGCCCTGTGGCGACCGCTGGGCCTCCAGCGGCGGGTCATTGCCCTGCTGGCAGGGGGCATGCTGTGCTTTCTGGGCACCGACGCGCTGTATTACGACGCGGTGGCGCGCGGCGTTTACCGGCCCGGCGCATTGATCGACCTCGGCTGGCCGCTGGCCGCGCTGCTGATCGCGTGGGCCGCGTTCCGCAGCGTTCAGGAACGCCGGTCCACGGCGTCCCTGCCGTTCCGGGTCAGTGAAGGCTGGAAACGGTTGCTGCCGCATTACGCGGTGCTGGGCGTGTTCGGGCTGTATCTGGTCACCCACCTGCGCGCAGCGCTGGACGGGACCCAGGAGGTCACGCTGTGGCTGACTGTGGGCCTGTTCGTGGTGCGGCAGTTTCTGGTGCTGACCGACAACCAGCGCCTGCAGCAACAGCTGACCCACCGTGCCGAACACGATCCCCTGACCGGTGTGCGCAACCGCAGCGACCTGGAAGCGGGTCTGCAGCGCCAGATCAATGAGGCGCGCGCGCGTGGTGGTGAGGTGGCGGTGCTGTTCGTGGACCTGGACCGCATGAAGGAGGTCAACGACACGTTCGGGCATTCGGTGGGTGACCGCCTGTTGCAGGCTGTGGCGGCCCGGTTGGCCTCCCACCTGCCGGCAGGCGCAGTGATCTCACGCTTCGGGGGCGATGAGTTCGTGGCGGCGCTGCCCGGCCACCCGGCCCCGGCAGCGGCCCAGGTAGCGCAGGCCCTGCTGGAGGCGGCCCGCGAGCCCTTTCAGATCGGGCCTGAGATTCTGCACGTCTCGGCAAGCATCGGGGTGGCGCTGGCCCCCGGGGACGCCGACTGTGCCGAGACCGTCATCGAGCAGGCCGACGCGGCCATGTACCGGGCCAAGCAGGCGGGCAAGGGCACCTGGCGGTTTGCCAGCGAGCAGCTCAACGGACTGCACATGCCGCAGGCCCAGCTGGAGGTGCTGCTGCGCGGTGCGCTGGAACGCGGAGAATTCACGCTGTATTTTCAGCCGCTGATTGCGCTGCGCACCGGCCGCGTAAGCAGTTTCGAGGCCCTGATGCGCTGGACTTCGCCGGTGCTGGGACCTGTTTCTCCCGCCAATTTCATCCCGGTGGCCGAGACGCGCGAGATGATGGGCGGCCTGGGGCGCTGGGCGCTGCGTGAGGCCGTTCGTCAGATGGGAGCGTGGCAGGCGACGCTGCCCGGGGTCGGCGTGGCCGTCAATGTCTCGGCCACGCAGTTCGCCCACGACGGCTTTGTGGCAGAGGTGCGTTCGGCGCTGGCTGATTACGGCGCTAAGCCCGAACGGCTGACTCTGGAAGTCACCGAGAGCTCCGTGCTGGGCAACGTCCGGCAGGCGCGGCACAAGCTGCTGGAACTGCGTGACCTGGGCGTACGTGTGGCGCTGGATGACTTTGGCACCGGTTACTCCAGCCTGGGGCAGTTGCGGTCGCTCCCGGTGGACGTGCTCAAGATTGACCGGGTGTTTATCCAGGACAGCGGTACCGACGCCGCCTTTATCCAGGCGATGGTATCGCTGGGCCACAGCCTGGGCCTGCGGGTGGTCGCCGAGGGCATCGAGGACGCCCCCGCCGTCGCCCGGCTCCTGGATCTGGGCTGCGATCTGGGCCAGGGCTTTCACTTTGCCCGGCCCCTGCCCGCCGCCCAGGCCGTGGCCGCCATGGCCCGCCTGTGCCCTGCGTCCGGGGAAACGGAGGCGCCGCTCAGCGGCTGGAACGGACACTGAGGGTTGCAGCCGGGGCGGGCCGTCCTCGGCACCCTGACGCGCGTACGCCCCGGACGCGCATGTGATCCGGCCGATCAGGGTGCGCCTACTTATGCTTGAGGCACCGAGCAACGCCACCGTGTCGGTGGACTGACGCACCGTGAGCGGGACGCCGGGCGCCTCGAAGATGCGCTGGCCTCGCCCTGTTGTGGGTCATTCAGGCTCACCAGATTGTTACTGCGACCGTAGAGGTGGCCCGTGTCGTCGCAGCAGCGCAGCTGCACGCACGTTGCGGCCACAGCAGGGCATACCGGCGCTGGATGACGAAGGGAGGAGATGGGGGAGAGATCGCGTGAATTCGGAGGAGGGATTTTGGGGGCGGCGGTCTGAGCGCAGCGTCTCAGGACAGAAGAGGCGGAACACGCTATACAGCTGGAGACGCGGCCAGCAACACTTCCCCGCCACCAGCGTGCAGAACAGAGCTCTGGGTGCAACACAGATAGAGGCTGAAGTCCTATACCCCACCCACTCTCTTACCCGCTGGCCGCCGGCGCGGACTATATTCGGAAAAGATGAAAAACTTTGGTTTCAGGAAGGATCCGGACGCTCCTG
Proteins encoded:
- a CDS encoding fimbrial biogenesis chaperone, whose translation is MLKRSRILFLMGLLTCVGSSEAARFVLSPVLLTLDTAQTLTTSTTVTNTDTVPAEFTAEVLSWTQKDGQDVLVPTRDAIVSPMNFKVAPGRSQVVRVALRRPPTTASVTYRLIIKQQVQAQPSSSGALTITPRYVFSLPLFAEKSGARPSVALSAVQRNDAAYLVFKNSGDGYGVFRKIQLAAGGQTVDLGNQYVLSGSTMEVKLPPALNGAKGIEFTAEDANQKPVRVTLNVQ
- a CDS encoding TonB-dependent receptor — protein: MASDLWIQREALQAGEDRYGLEALACDEETFVRLNPVLAAQYDPEAQTVRFEPQPDLLPTYTQSVKLPVLAEPEGLPVYALDYGLNVHYQPQSGVNQSGSLNGSYAYGKFSAQVGVAESSSPGRALTVDPSASARYQLSPTAHVEAGWNIAPILTTSLDGFSGVQARVTGVNLRYLDVFTVDLPLPATVRLVAGGAYLGEWTFGAGRVQFRSVPLPGSSGAVSAVIEDASGRREVGQNYSFPSAVLPGAGYSALAEAGLLDQVPYANGRVSYGLTDSLTLDAQFGVRASRPTGAISVTAASQTQAFTVGYLHNLYGLTDAATLDYRGRLGAVGLGLAAQVPLQDPRQLRGEAVLGYDLGGFATGLAVGYDQRQAGWYGRAQITGQLNPTLRLSAMGKISEQTKQFTVTLGYKPSEQWDAQVGTSVGAAGPSVRAAARYAPTPDQSVRMLYSSGVLYGEYRRRGLADYAVGAATTGQVDASIQGALVYANNRIYASAARTSDVTVLLDTGVPGLAVYAGGTYQGRTDASGALTFSIPAGAQIDLRVDPKALPIEIGMREAHLVLSGTASRSIKVDWRSNFQRLRFVSFQLADGQEAAYGTVSLEGGDRYGLDAFGTVVLPAAAQPLSGILTLRDGRSCPVTIGVQDEVVSCP
- a CDS encoding putative bifunctional diguanylate cyclase/phosphodiesterase, which gives rise to MVVRPPTRPTVALVSQTVYLILYALWLLAAPSGGWAPLAANLAVVPPLLLGVLTVWQMARVSRGPAARTWRWLGWGLLAWSLGALAYSAYDALQLSPFPSLADLGYLLALPCFAVGLSLLRRERRGTLHTLSFLTDAALVTLVLGDLLWRTSIRDTLAGYPQPTFALWISLAYPVVDLLLCAVTVTLALWRPLGLQRRVIALLAGGMLCFLGTDALYYDAVARGVYRPGALIDLGWPLAALLIAWAAFRSVQERRSTASLPFRVSEGWKRLLPHYAVLGVFGLYLVTHLRAALDGTQEVTLWLTVGLFVVRQFLVLTDNQRLQQQLTHRAEHDPLTGVRNRSDLEAGLQRQINEARARGGEVAVLFVDLDRMKEVNDTFGHSVGDRLLQAVAARLASHLPAGAVISRFGGDEFVAALPGHPAPAAAQVAQALLEAAREPFQIGPEILHVSASIGVALAPGDADCAETVIEQADAAMYRAKQAGKGTWRFASEQLNGLHMPQAQLEVLLRGALERGEFTLYFQPLIALRTGRVSSFEALMRWTSPVLGPVSPANFIPVAETREMMGGLGRWALREAVRQMGAWQATLPGVGVAVNVSATQFAHDGFVAEVRSALADYGAKPERLTLEVTESSVLGNVRQARHKLLELRDLGVRVALDDFGTGYSSLGQLRSLPVDVLKIDRVFIQDSGTDAAFIQAMVSLGHSLGLRVVAEGIEDAPAVARLLDLGCDLGQGFHFARPLPAAQAVAAMARLCPASGETEAPLSGWNGH